One window of Microcoleus vaginatus PCC 9802 genomic DNA carries:
- a CDS encoding sulfotransferase, with protein MTLGFSDESLLQGKNLIFLISQPRAGSTLTQRMLGRHCEIHTVSEPWLMLHPLYALRSEGYEVEYNAQWARNAVQGFVDELPDGKEAYFNGLRRMYSYLYNCAATSSGKNFFLDKTPRYYLIISELYKTFPEAHFIILLRNPLAVLCSMINTWTQDDYFRLHLYKQDLLEAPARLIAGRNLLNNNCMVLHYEWLLLNPESEVNKICSWLGLQFSPEMIDYGRTKDQPVWRYGDQNKVYQDTKPDSQNLDKWIMALENPQVWRIVNDYLEFLGVEKFLQLGYSYEEMRNLLDAKRPQWFDLWRTLPLDVLVEDPQNSKDWKDQQYFTKLISSIHQFIE; from the coding sequence ATGACACTTGGATTTTCTGACGAGAGTCTCTTACAAGGCAAAAACCTAATCTTTTTAATTTCTCAGCCTCGTGCTGGGTCAACATTAACACAACGGATGTTGGGCCGCCACTGTGAAATTCATACAGTTTCTGAACCTTGGTTAATGCTTCATCCTTTATATGCTCTGCGCTCAGAGGGATATGAAGTAGAGTATAATGCTCAATGGGCTAGGAATGCTGTCCAAGGTTTTGTGGACGAATTACCAGATGGGAAAGAAGCTTATTTCAATGGTTTGCGCCGAATGTATTCTTACTTGTATAACTGTGCAGCCACCAGTTCAGGAAAAAATTTTTTTTTGGATAAAACACCGCGCTACTATTTGATAATATCCGAACTTTACAAAACTTTTCCAGAAGCGCATTTTATTATTTTACTGCGAAATCCTTTAGCAGTTTTATGTTCGATGATCAATACTTGGACGCAAGACGACTACTTTAGACTCCATCTGTATAAGCAAGATTTGTTAGAAGCTCCCGCTCGATTAATCGCTGGTAGAAACTTATTAAATAATAACTGCATGGTATTACATTATGAATGGTTACTGTTGAATCCCGAATCGGAAGTAAATAAGATTTGTAGCTGGTTAGGACTTCAATTTTCACCAGAAATGATAGATTATGGAAGGACCAAAGATCAGCCTGTGTGGAGATACGGAGATCAGAATAAGGTTTACCAGGACACCAAACCAGATTCCCAAAATTTAGATAAATGGATTATGGCTCTAGAAAATCCTCAAGTCTGGAGAATAGTAAATGATTATTTAGAATTTTTAGGAGTGGAAAAATTCCTTCAACTGGGTTATTCTTACGAAGAGATGCGAAATCTCCTAGATGCAAAACGTCCTCAATGGTTTGATTTATGGCGAACACTTCCCCTAGACGTACTGGTAGAAGACCCGCAAAACAGTAAAGACTGGAAAGATCAACAGTATTTTACAAAACTAATTTCATCAATTCATCAATTCATTGAGTAG
- a CDS encoding cephalosporin hydroxylase: MMNTMNNKDNLQELTNQWFVESCKHKYSYNFSWMGRPIIQFPQDIMAMQEIIWQVKPDLIVETGIAHGGSLIFYASMLELIGEGQVLGIDVDIRQHNRVEIEQHPMFKRITMIEGSSIDEEIAKQVYDLAKGKSRILLVLDSNHTHDHVLKELELYSPLVTKNSYLVVFDTVVEDMPEDFFPDRPWGKGNNPKTAVWEFLKKNKRFKVDKDIEAKLLISVAPDGYLKCLED; the protein is encoded by the coding sequence ATGATGAATACGATGAATAACAAGGACAATTTACAAGAACTAACGAATCAGTGGTTTGTTGAAAGTTGTAAACACAAATACTCTTACAACTTTAGCTGGATGGGACGTCCAATCATTCAGTTTCCTCAAGATATTATGGCTATGCAGGAAATTATTTGGCAGGTTAAGCCGGATTTGATTGTCGAAACAGGAATTGCTCATGGAGGTTCCCTGATATTTTATGCCTCAATGCTTGAGCTGATTGGTGAAGGGCAAGTTTTGGGTATTGATGTTGACATCCGCCAGCACAATCGGGTGGAAATTGAACAACATCCGATGTTTAAACGCATTACAATGATTGAGGGTTCGTCCATTGATGAAGAAATAGCAAAGCAGGTTTATGATTTAGCAAAAGGCAAAAGTCGGATACTGCTAGTGCTGGACTCCAATCATACCCATGACCATGTATTGAAAGAATTGGAACTTTACTCGCCACTGGTAACTAAAAATAGTTACTTAGTCGTTTTCGATACAGTGGTAGAGGATATGCCTGAAGACTTTTTCCCAGATAGACCTTGGGGAAAAGGCAACAATCCTAAAACCGCTGTCTGGGAATTTCTTAAGAAGAATAAACGTTTTAAAGTTGATAAAGATATAGAAGCTAAGTTGCTAATTAGTGTTGCGCCTGACGGTTATCTTAAGTGTCTGGAGGATTAA
- a CDS encoding glycosyltransferase family 2 protein, with amino-acid sequence MPWLGQKAGLEFYQLKSKEIAMQKEIPIKIKDSQSNLEKIKAELARYQARLNQFQTHIQQIQARKANISFIMPAYNCADTIEESINSIFNGNFTDGDELIIVNDGSTDHTAKVLEKLRRNYPSIKVFHHPQNRGGAPARNMAVSHVKHSIIFCLDSDNILVPGTVPKLKEFMFTSGADVAVFKEKRFFTERIENYAEGNKWEFKDITTLDDALKTHIFPGASGNYMFTKKSWMRAGGYPELTGYDTHGFGLRQLATGAKMVSMPDSYYYHRQGWESYYIRYSKEHNISLEMAQVLLPFKHLISDQDISYIWGEGKEIWYSEVLESRPISLIESNPCYPSELFYPSWGDISPPVLPVVITMSTLDTNGGGS; translated from the coding sequence ATGCCTTGGCTTGGTCAAAAAGCTGGCCTTGAATTTTATCAACTTAAAAGCAAGGAGATAGCAATGCAAAAGGAAATACCAATTAAAATAAAAGATTCACAGTCTAATTTAGAAAAAATTAAAGCTGAGTTAGCACGTTATCAAGCCCGACTTAATCAGTTCCAAACTCACATCCAGCAAATTCAGGCGAGGAAAGCAAATATCAGTTTTATCATGCCAGCCTATAACTGCGCCGACACAATAGAAGAGTCTATTAACTCAATCTTTAACGGCAACTTTACAGATGGTGATGAATTAATTATTGTTAATGATGGCTCGACGGATCATACAGCAAAGGTTTTGGAAAAGTTAAGAAGAAATTACCCCTCAATCAAAGTTTTTCACCATCCTCAAAACCGAGGGGGGGCACCAGCTAGAAACATGGCTGTGAGTCATGTTAAACATTCAATTATCTTTTGTTTAGATTCAGACAATATATTAGTACCAGGAACTGTACCAAAGTTAAAAGAGTTTATGTTTACTTCAGGAGCTGATGTTGCTGTTTTTAAGGAAAAAAGGTTTTTTACAGAAAGAATAGAAAACTATGCAGAAGGCAACAAGTGGGAGTTTAAAGACATCACTACGTTGGATGATGCTCTCAAAACTCACATATTTCCAGGAGCTAGTGGTAATTATATGTTTACCAAAAAAAGTTGGATGCGGGCGGGTGGTTATCCAGAGTTGACAGGTTATGATACCCACGGATTTGGTTTACGACAACTGGCAACTGGTGCGAAAATGGTATCGATGCCCGATTCTTATTATTATCATCGTCAAGGCTGGGAGTCTTATTATATTCGGTATTCAAAAGAACACAATATTTCCCTGGAAATGGCACAGGTTCTTTTGCCTTTTAAACATTTAATTTCCGACCAAGATATTAGTTATATTTGGGGTGAAGGTAAAGAAATTTGGTATTCTGAGGTGTTGGAATCACGTCCAATTTCATTAATAGAGAGTAATCCATGTTATCCTTCTGAATTATTTTATCCTTCATGGGGAGATATCTCTCCACCTGTCTTGCCAGTAGTAATCACTATGTCAACCCTTGACACTAATGGGGGAGGCTCATGA
- a CDS encoding DegT/DnrJ/EryC1/StrS family aminotransferase has product MERIPVAGPWITQKEIDYVTDAVTNAWYSNANIYHDRFEKAFANYVGRKYAISLPSCTSGLHLALLSVGVGTGDEVILPDITWIATSAPVSYVGATPVFADIDELSWCLSAQSFADRITPKTKAVIIVDLYGNMPDMDAIQEIADKHGIAVIEDAAEAIGSEYKGRKAGSFGEVSTFSFHGSKTLTTGEGGMLVTDSDDIYQRCLFLRDHGRDPHSKMFWNTEVAYKYKMSSMQAALGLAQLERIEELINRKREIFDWYKDSLGGFSGINLNHEAEWVKNTYWMVTAILDEKLGVQNPELIERLKEKGIDARPFFNPLSTLPAYQGVLRKPQPQNTVSLSLSPFGINLPSALNLTQEQVNYITDSLTKCLASP; this is encoded by the coding sequence ATGGAACGTATTCCTGTTGCTGGCCCTTGGATCACTCAAAAAGAAATTGACTATGTTACTGATGCTGTTACTAATGCTTGGTACAGCAACGCTAATATCTACCACGATCGGTTTGAAAAAGCTTTTGCGAATTATGTAGGGCGAAAATACGCGATTAGTTTACCTTCTTGTACATCAGGTCTGCATTTAGCATTACTGTCTGTTGGCGTAGGAACTGGAGATGAGGTGATTCTTCCTGATATTACTTGGATAGCCACCTCGGCACCTGTTAGTTATGTGGGTGCTACTCCTGTTTTTGCAGATATTGATGAGCTGTCTTGGTGTCTTTCAGCTCAATCTTTTGCCGATCGGATTACACCGAAAACTAAGGCAGTCATCATCGTTGATTTATATGGCAATATGCCAGATATGGATGCGATTCAGGAAATTGCTGACAAACATGGTATTGCTGTGATAGAGGATGCAGCAGAGGCGATCGGCTCTGAATATAAGGGTAGAAAAGCTGGCAGTTTTGGTGAAGTGAGTACCTTTAGCTTTCATGGCTCCAAAACTTTGACGACTGGTGAAGGGGGGATGCTGGTAACAGACAGCGACGATATCTATCAGCGTTGTCTTTTCCTTCGGGATCACGGTAGAGATCCCCACAGTAAAATGTTTTGGAATACCGAAGTGGCGTACAAGTACAAAATGAGCAGTATGCAAGCAGCTTTGGGGTTAGCTCAACTTGAGCGGATTGAAGAGTTGATTAATCGCAAGCGCGAGATTTTTGATTGGTACAAAGACTCTTTAGGCGGTTTCTCGGGTATAAATCTCAACCATGAGGCAGAGTGGGTAAAAAATACTTACTGGATGGTGACAGCAATTCTGGATGAAAAGTTGGGAGTTCAAAACCCAGAGTTGATTGAGAGGCTCAAGGAAAAAGGTATTGATGCTAGACCTTTCTTTAATCCCCTCAGCACTCTACCAGCGTACCAAGGAGTTTTACGAAAACCTCAACCCCAAAATACGGTATCTTTGAGTCTATCGCCCTTCGGCATAAATTTACCTTCAGCACTGAATCTCACTCAAGAGCAAGTCAACTATATTACGGATTCTTTAACGAAATGCTTGGCATCTCCATGA
- a CDS encoding tetratricopeptide repeat protein produces MNNSLQVHEETASNYFHRGNLLKQSHKLEEAAAAYQRCTELNPDFSWYHHNLGEVLAKLGQRDGAEKSYRRACELNPNSAWSWHNLGEVLEQQGNLDEAVVAYRKAVEIYPDFYEFYNSLGKGLCLQGQLDESISCLQRAIELDSESALPYQNLWEALARQGRVDEGIECLRHAIELNPGEGDLYLKLAEALQGKNELAEAVGYYRKAMPLKPDFHWLYYKLGTALSAQGQWEEAIASYSKAAELEPGSAIVHHYLGHTLSIVQRWEEAIASYRKALDIVPNAAVIYQHLGDALAKLQKWEQAVGAYRKSVEFEPNSLEAQDHLGFALYQLGRYDEAISAYRRALEIAPDSDVVHCHLGEALQKRARVQPLQKDVELDLDEAVKCYRRASKLNPSNLEAAQKAVEIKSEDSELYLQLGKALAEQGQFDGAIAQYRRVLDRNSDSWEAQHYLGEALAKLGRWDEAIASYDRCVKLHSEDFMSYAGLGDVWLGKGMPERAIEFYQKAIDLNPNLAEVYDKLGDTLAKVGRQKEASVCYRRGLELKAK; encoded by the coding sequence AGAACTCAACCCGGATTTTTCCTGGTATCACCACAATTTGGGTGAAGTTTTGGCGAAATTGGGGCAGCGGGATGGGGCGGAGAAAAGTTACCGCAGGGCCTGCGAACTTAACCCGAATTCGGCTTGGTCTTGGCATAATTTAGGGGAGGTTTTGGAACAGCAGGGCAATCTTGATGAAGCGGTGGTGGCGTACCGCAAAGCTGTGGAAATATATCCAGATTTTTATGAGTTTTATAACAGCTTGGGTAAGGGTTTGTGTTTGCAAGGTCAACTGGATGAATCTATAAGTTGTTTGCAAAGAGCGATCGAGCTTGACTCGGAATCGGCTTTGCCTTACCAAAATTTGTGGGAGGCTTTGGCAAGACAGGGACGGGTTGATGAAGGGATTGAGTGCTTGCGTCATGCGATCGAGCTAAATCCGGGCGAGGGAGATTTGTACCTGAAGTTGGCAGAGGCTTTGCAAGGTAAGAATGAATTAGCAGAAGCCGTGGGTTATTACCGAAAGGCGATGCCGTTGAAGCCTGATTTCCATTGGCTTTACTATAAATTGGGAACGGCTTTATCGGCTCAGGGTCAATGGGAGGAGGCGATCGCATCTTACTCGAAAGCTGCTGAGTTGGAGCCGGGTTCGGCGATCGTCCACCACTATTTGGGGCATACTTTGTCGATCGTGCAGCGCTGGGAGGAGGCGATCGCATCTTATCGGAAAGCGCTTGATATCGTACCGAATGCGGCAGTGATTTACCAGCATTTGGGCGATGCTTTGGCGAAACTGCAAAAGTGGGAGCAAGCTGTGGGGGCTTACCGCAAGTCGGTTGAGTTCGAGCCAAATTCGCTGGAGGCTCAGGATCATTTAGGGTTTGCTCTATATCAGTTGGGGCGTTACGATGAGGCGATTTCTGCCTATCGCAGAGCGCTGGAAATTGCTCCTGATTCGGATGTAGTTCACTGTCATTTAGGGGAAGCCCTGCAAAAAAGAGCTCGCGTCCAACCGCTTCAGAAAGATGTTGAGCTGGATTTAGATGAGGCGGTAAAGTGTTATCGCAGGGCAAGCAAATTGAATCCAAGTAATTTGGAGGCGGCTCAAAAGGCTGTGGAGATTAAGTCTGAGGACTCGGAGCTTTATTTGCAGCTAGGTAAGGCTTTGGCAGAACAAGGGCAGTTTGATGGGGCGATCGCTCAGTACCGCCGCGTTCTCGATCGAAATTCTGACTCTTGGGAGGCGCAGCATTATTTAGGCGAAGCTTTGGCAAAACTGGGGCGGTGGGATGAGGCGATCGCTTCCTACGATCGGTGTGTGAAGCTTCACTCTGAGGATTTTATGTCTTACGCTGGTTTGGGTGATGTTTGGCTGGGTAAGGGAATGCCAGAGAGGGCGATCGAGTTTTATCAAAAGGCGATCGATCTTAATCCTAATTTAGCTGAGGTTTATGATAAGTTGGGTGATACCTTGGCTAAGGTGGGGCGACAAAAAGAGGCTAGTGTTTGTTATCGTCGGGGGCTGGAATTAAAGGCGAAGTAA
- a CDS encoding glycosyltransferase has translation MEINQQLAEAHAEMAMLYAELAQVWLQLDKKTEAMASLEKALALELKLDDSEDIYHKAEVWVKAGDNLANLERWSEAILYYQRAIEIEPNCHKYYQQLGIALAKVGRIKDAIASSSHVPKTKLNIKPLVSVGIPTYNRAHLIKRSINSLINQDYDNIEIVISDNASTDDTSLMCQELCKQSERIKYIRQPTNYGPTRNFKEVLAHSDGEFFMWLADDDYLDSSYVSKCVNFLQENPDYSLVCGQTFYFRENNEQDFSEKEFIFEGERLNLWQEKATERVKAYYQQVLDNGVFYGLYRRNQLLRGSMNHTMGGDWLFIASIAFLGKVKTLENVSLKRSRQ, from the coding sequence GTGGAAATAAACCAACAATTAGCGGAAGCCCATGCTGAAATGGCGATGCTTTATGCTGAACTAGCGCAAGTATGGTTACAGTTGGACAAAAAAACAGAGGCGATGGCCTCGTTAGAAAAAGCGCTCGCGTTAGAGCTAAAATTAGACGATAGTGAGGATATTTATCATAAAGCGGAAGTTTGGGTGAAGGCTGGTGATAATTTAGCCAATTTAGAAAGATGGTCAGAGGCTATACTTTACTACCAACGAGCCATAGAGATTGAGCCTAACTGTCACAAATATTACCAACAATTGGGTATTGCTTTAGCTAAAGTAGGTAGGATAAAAGATGCGATCGCATCCTCTAGTCATGTGCCAAAAACAAAGCTAAATATTAAGCCCTTGGTTAGTGTTGGCATTCCAACTTACAATCGTGCTCATCTAATCAAACGTTCTATTAATTCACTTATTAACCAGGACTATGATAATATTGAAATAGTCATTTCAGACAATGCCTCAACGGATGACACTTCATTGATGTGTCAAGAATTGTGTAAACAATCTGAAAGAATTAAATATATACGTCAACCTACTAATTATGGGCCAACAAGGAACTTTAAAGAAGTTTTAGCTCATTCTGATGGAGAGTTTTTTATGTGGCTTGCTGATGATGATTACTTAGATTCTTCTTATGTCAGCAAGTGTGTCAATTTTTTACAAGAAAATCCAGATTATTCTTTAGTCTGTGGACAAACATTCTATTTCCGAGAAAACAACGAACAAGACTTCAGTGAAAAAGAGTTTATTTTTGAAGGTGAAAGACTCAATCTCTGGCAGGAGAAGGCAACAGAAAGAGTTAAAGCTTATTATCAACAGGTATTAGATAATGGAGTGTTTTATGGTCTGTATCGTCGCAATCAATTATTGAGGGGTTCTATGAATCATACAATGGGAGGAGATTGGCTGTTTATAGCATCAATTGCTTTTTTGGGGAAAGTGAAAACCCTGGAAAATGTCTCTCTTAAGAGATCACGTCAATGA
- a CDS encoding glycosyltransferase: protein MLTQAIQSVLNQTFTELEIIVVNDGGVDVQSVISRLNAKGNIVYKKHDRTLERSAARNTGIRAARGKYIAYLDDDDNYYPNHIETLVKFLENGEYKIAYTDAVMAQQEKQNGEYVTLHRSVPYSLDFDKDKILVSNCTPNLCLMHEKSCLDEVGLFDETLSTHEDWDLIIRLSRKFDIAHIKETTCEFTQRNDGTNTSSHNRGDFTRTREIIFNQYRHYAEANPAILEAQKEAFIAEAKELAQQVQQIQAQFTQSLDKLQSQLEEKESHLQQNQAEKSELSAQVEIWQRSTQEVKAKLEATQSEKEGVKSQLNSWKQTAEEMQIELDRSRSKLKQAQSQLDRSAFPIGKS, encoded by the coding sequence ATGCTTACCCAAGCTATCCAAAGCGTTCTCAATCAAACCTTTACAGAATTAGAAATCATTGTTGTCAACGATGGGGGCGTTGACGTACAATCAGTCATCTCACGCCTCAATGCGAAAGGTAACATTGTCTATAAAAAACACGATCGCACTCTCGAGCGATCCGCCGCCCGTAACACTGGCATCCGCGCCGCCCGTGGTAAATACATCGCCTACTTAGACGACGACGATAACTACTACCCCAATCACATCGAAACCCTAGTCAAATTCCTAGAAAATGGCGAATATAAAATCGCCTACACCGATGCTGTCATGGCGCAACAGGAAAAACAAAATGGTGAATATGTGACACTTCACCGTAGTGTGCCCTACTCCCTAGACTTTGACAAGGACAAAATCTTAGTGAGTAACTGCACTCCTAACTTATGTCTAATGCACGAAAAATCCTGCTTAGATGAAGTGGGCTTATTTGATGAAACCCTATCAACCCATGAAGATTGGGATTTAATAATTCGGCTATCTCGCAAATTTGACATAGCCCATATTAAGGAAACTACCTGCGAATTTACCCAAAGAAATGATGGCACTAACACCAGTAGCCATAATCGAGGCGATTTTACTCGCACTAGGGAGATTATTTTTAACCAATATCGCCACTATGCTGAGGCTAACCCCGCTATTTTAGAGGCTCAAAAAGAGGCTTTTATCGCAGAAGCAAAAGAGTTAGCCCAGCAAGTACAGCAGATACAAGCACAATTTACCCAATCTCTGGATAAATTACAGTCTCAGTTAGAAGAAAAAGAGTCACATTTACAGCAAAATCAAGCAGAAAAATCTGAGTTATCAGCGCAAGTGGAAATTTGGCAGCGATCGACTCAGGAGGTAAAAGCTAAATTAGAGGCGACTCAATCGGAAAAGGAAGGGGTGAAATCTCAGTTGAATAGCTGGAAACAAACAGCAGAAGAAATGCAGATAGAATTGGATCGATCGCGCTCAAAACTGAAACAAGCCCAGTCACAATTAGATCGATCGGCTTTCCCCATCGGTAAATCCTAG